From Nicotiana tabacum cultivar K326 chromosome 15, ASM71507v2, whole genome shotgun sequence, the proteins below share one genomic window:
- the LOC142169575 gene encoding uncharacterized protein LOC142169575: MAKAYTFDEFSYQIEIETIDKRVWEYLFDVGYDKRSRAHSKVNTTTIMTSSIAESMNSANKSARYLLVTPLLDFMTNLVKEWNYNNKKIARKIFIKLGQKYEDMLEENFISARKMTI; encoded by the coding sequence ATGGCCAAAGCATACACATTTGACGAGTTCAGTTACCAAATAGAGATTGAAACAATTGATAAGAGGGTGTGGGAATATCTATTTGATGTTGGATACGACAAACGGTCAAGAGCACATTCAAAAgttaacacaacaacaataatgacATCTAGCATAGCTGAATCCATGAATTCAGCAAATAAGTCTGCAAGATATCTCCTAGTAACTCCGTTGCTAGATTTCATGACAAATTTGGTTAAGGAATGGAACTACAATAACAAAAAGATCGcaagaaaaatatttataaagCTGGGACAGAAGTATGAAGATATGCTGGAAGAAAACTTTATTTCTGCACGAAAGATGACGATATAA